A genomic segment from Bacillus cereus G9842 encodes:
- a CDS encoding diglucosyl diacylglycerol synthase encodes MIKNPKVLILTAHYGNGHVQVAKTLEQTFRQKGIEDVIVCDLFGESHPFITDITKYLYLKSYTIGKELYRLFYYGVEKIYDKKIASWYANFGRKRLKTLLQVEKPDIVINTFPIIAVPELKKQTGISIPVYNVLTDFCVHKIWIHREVDRYFVATDHVKELMVDIGVPAEQIVETGIPIRSSFELKVNPDIIYNKYQLCKNKKILLIVAGAHGVLGNVKELCQSFMSVPNLQVVVVCGKNEALKQDLLSLQNQNSDALKVFGYVENIDELFRVTSCMITKPGGITLSEAAALQVPVILYKPVPGQENENAMYFEKKGAAVVIRDDSEVFAKTEALLQDDVKLLQMKEAMKSIYLPEPAGHIVDAILAENHAEPRHIPIKSPALAQSFT; translated from the coding sequence TTGATAAAAAACCCCAAGGTTTTAATATTAACTGCACATTACGGTAATGGTCATGTGCAAGTAGCAAAAACATTAGAACAAACATTTCGCCAAAAAGGAATTGAAGATGTTATTGTATGCGACTTGTTTGGAGAATCACATCCATTTATAACTGACATTACAAAATATTTATATTTAAAAAGTTATACAATAGGAAAAGAATTATATCGTTTGTTTTATTACGGGGTAGAAAAAATTTATGATAAGAAAATAGCATCTTGGTATGCGAACTTTGGAAGAAAACGTTTGAAAACACTGTTACAGGTGGAGAAACCAGATATTGTAATTAATACATTTCCAATTATCGCTGTACCAGAATTGAAGAAACAAACAGGGATTTCAATTCCTGTCTATAACGTATTAACTGATTTTTGCGTGCACAAAATATGGATTCATCGAGAAGTAGATCGTTATTTTGTTGCAACGGATCACGTGAAAGAATTGATGGTTGATATCGGTGTACCTGCGGAACAAATTGTTGAAACAGGAATTCCAATTCGGAGTAGTTTTGAGTTAAAGGTAAATCCAGACATCATATATAATAAATATCAGTTATGTAAGAATAAAAAGATTTTACTAATTGTAGCAGGTGCTCATGGGGTATTAGGAAATGTAAAAGAACTATGCCAATCATTTATGTCAGTGCCTAATTTACAAGTAGTTGTCGTTTGTGGGAAAAATGAAGCTTTAAAACAGGATTTATTAAGTTTACAGAATCAAAATTCCGATGCATTAAAAGTGTTTGGGTATGTTGAAAATATTGATGAATTATTCCGAGTTACTTCGTGTATGATTACGAAGCCAGGCGGAATAACATTAAGTGAAGCAGCAGCGTTGCAAGTACCTGTCATTTTATATAAACCTGTTCCAGGACAAGAAAATGAAAATGCGATGTACTTTGAAAAAAAAGGAGCAGCAGTTGTCATTCGCGATGATAGTGAGGTTTTTGCAAAAACAGAGGCATTATTACAAGATGATGTGAAGCTTCTTCAAATGAAAGAAGCAATGAAAAGCATCTATCTTCCAGAGCCAGCTGGTCATATTGTAGATGCAATTTTGGCAGAAAATCATGCAGAACCGCGGCATATACCTATTAAATCACCTGCTCTTGCACAATCTTTTACTTAA
- a CDS encoding amidohydrolase, whose product MKILLKQAIVYPITSPKFQGDVLVTEERITEVKPFIQPTQDMTVIDARALHLLPGFIDVHTHLGLYDEGTGWAGNDANETSEVSTPHIRSLDGIHPFDIAFQDAVQNGITTVHVMPGSQNIIGGTTCVIKTAGTCIDHMIIQEPAGLKIAFGENPKKVHSNGTKESITRMGIMGLLRESFYEAQHYGHEADFRMLPILKALRREIPVRIHAHRADDISSALRFATEFNLDLRIEHCTEGHFLVEELSKHNLKVSVGPTLTRRSKIELKNKTWDTYHILSKNGVEVSITTDHPYTPIQYLNICAAVAVREGLDEKTALEGITIFPARNLRLEDRIGSIEVGKDADLVLWTHHPFHYLAKPVLTMIDGKIIYKKNKKN is encoded by the coding sequence ATGAAAATATTGCTCAAACAAGCCATTGTATACCCTATTACATCTCCAAAGTTTCAAGGCGATGTACTCGTTACAGAAGAGCGAATTACCGAGGTCAAACCTTTTATTCAACCTACTCAAGATATGACCGTTATAGATGCACGGGCACTCCATCTCTTACCTGGCTTTATTGATGTCCATACTCACCTTGGTCTCTATGATGAAGGTACTGGTTGGGCTGGAAATGATGCCAATGAAACATCTGAAGTTTCAACACCACATATTCGTTCTTTAGATGGTATCCACCCTTTCGATATTGCCTTTCAAGACGCTGTGCAAAATGGAATTACAACCGTTCACGTTATGCCTGGTAGTCAAAATATTATCGGGGGTACTACTTGTGTAATAAAAACAGCTGGAACTTGTATTGATCATATGATTATTCAAGAACCTGCTGGTTTAAAGATTGCCTTTGGAGAAAATCCTAAAAAGGTCCATAGTAATGGAACGAAAGAATCCATAACACGTATGGGGATTATGGGGTTACTACGGGAATCATTCTATGAAGCACAACACTACGGGCACGAAGCTGATTTTCGAATGCTTCCTATTTTAAAAGCATTACGTCGTGAAATACCCGTACGTATCCACGCTCACCGAGCAGATGATATTAGTTCTGCGCTACGCTTTGCAACGGAATTCAACCTCGATCTACGTATTGAACATTGTACAGAAGGACACTTTCTTGTTGAAGAGCTTTCGAAACACAATTTGAAGGTTTCAGTTGGTCCCACTCTGACACGCCGTTCTAAAATCGAACTAAAAAACAAGACATGGGATACTTACCATATATTATCCAAAAATGGTGTGGAAGTTTCTATAACGACAGACCATCCTTATACACCCATTCAATATTTAAATATTTGTGCTGCTGTTGCAGTAAGAGAAGGGTTAGATGAGAAAACAGCACTAGAAGGAATCACCATATTCCCAGCGCGAAATTTGCGTTTAGAGGATAGAATTGGAAGTATCGAGGTTGGAAAAGACGCCGATCTCGTGTTATGGACTCATCATCCTTTTCATTATTTAGCCAAGCCTGTACTAACTATGATTGATGGAAAAATAATTTACAAAAAAAATAAAAAAAACTAG
- the pflA gene encoding pyruvate formate-lyase-activating protein has product MVKGRIHSVESCGTVDGPGIRYVIFTQGCLLRCQYCHNADTWEIGKGKEITVEEVMQDVTCYLPFIEASGGGITVSGGEPLLQLDFLIELFKKCKEAGIHTTIDSSGGCYSEEPEFQSKLDILMDYTDLVLLDLKHIDSKKHRKLTGKPNEHILQFARYLSNKDKPIWVRHVLVPGVTDNEEDLQKLSSFIQSLSNVQKVEVLPYHKLGVYKWEALGHKYPLANVEPPTEKNVEHAKHILQAV; this is encoded by the coding sequence ATGGTAAAAGGAAGAATACATTCTGTAGAGTCTTGTGGTACTGTTGATGGCCCAGGGATTCGTTATGTCATATTTACACAAGGGTGTTTATTACGTTGTCAATATTGTCATAATGCTGATACTTGGGAAATCGGTAAAGGTAAAGAAATAACAGTTGAAGAAGTGATGCAGGATGTGACATGTTATCTTCCATTTATTGAAGCCTCCGGAGGCGGTATAACAGTTAGCGGTGGAGAGCCATTATTACAGCTAGACTTTTTAATTGAGTTGTTTAAAAAGTGTAAAGAGGCTGGTATCCATACAACAATCGACTCTTCTGGTGGTTGTTATTCTGAGGAACCAGAATTCCAAAGTAAGCTAGATATTTTAATGGATTATACAGATTTAGTTTTATTGGATTTGAAACATATCGATTCCAAAAAGCATCGTAAATTAACAGGGAAACCAAATGAACATATTTTACAATTCGCTCGTTATTTATCGAATAAGGATAAACCGATTTGGGTACGACACGTATTAGTTCCTGGTGTTACGGATAATGAAGAGGATCTACAAAAACTATCTAGCTTTATTCAAAGTCTGTCTAATGTTCAAAAAGTTGAAGTGTTACCATATCACAAGCTTGGTGTATATAAATGGGAGGCGCTTGGACATAAGTATCCACTCGCAAATGTAGAACCACCTACTGAGAAAAATGTAGAACATGCTAAACATATTTTACAAGCGGTCTAA
- a CDS encoding nucleotide sugar dehydrogenase → MNASSKVAIIGLGYVGLPLAVHFAERGYTVLGLDKDTRKIESIIKGESYIPDVSSKVLQSLLTNNKLIVNTPDKGITDFQNSDYVIVTVPTPINERREPDLSALISASHYIQQNLQKGQTFIFESSTYPGTLEEVIIPIISQAGKKVGEDFYIGYSPERIDPANSQYSVQAIPKVISGQTEKCKQKVQDLYSSIFDVVVPVSSPKVAEMCKLFENIQRLVNISLVNELNTLCESLGIDFYEVIEAASTKPFGFTPYWPGPGIGGHCIPVDPLYFQWRIKKNGAISQLIEAAHAINEEMPEKIVRKVKGMVQSPGLVLIVGIAYKKDVNDLRESPALPIIQLLIKEGYKIKYHDSYISSAEIGDKVYQSVALDEQTVKEAGCILILTDHSNIDWKLFKGMNRVIDTRGIIKKVSV, encoded by the coding sequence ATGAATGCTAGTAGTAAAGTAGCTATTATTGGATTAGGGTATGTTGGTCTTCCTTTAGCAGTCCATTTTGCAGAAAGAGGATATACCGTACTAGGATTAGATAAAGATACTAGAAAAATAGAATCGATTATAAAAGGAGAAAGTTATATTCCAGATGTTTCTTCTAAAGTGTTACAAAGTTTATTGACTAATAATAAATTAATAGTAAATACACCAGATAAAGGTATTACTGATTTCCAAAATAGTGATTATGTTATTGTTACTGTTCCAACTCCAATTAATGAACGAAGAGAACCAGATTTAAGTGCCCTCATTTCAGCTTCGCATTATATACAACAAAATCTCCAAAAAGGACAAACCTTCATTTTTGAAAGTTCCACATACCCAGGCACACTTGAGGAAGTTATTATTCCTATTATTTCTCAAGCCGGCAAAAAGGTAGGAGAAGATTTCTATATCGGATATTCTCCTGAGAGAATTGATCCAGCAAATAGTCAATATTCAGTTCAAGCTATTCCAAAAGTTATTAGTGGACAAACAGAAAAGTGCAAACAAAAAGTACAGGATTTATATAGTAGCATTTTTGACGTAGTTGTACCTGTTAGCTCTCCGAAAGTAGCAGAGATGTGTAAGCTATTTGAAAATATTCAGCGCTTAGTTAACATTTCTTTAGTAAATGAGTTAAACACACTATGTGAAAGTTTAGGGATTGATTTTTATGAGGTTATTGAAGCGGCATCTACAAAACCGTTTGGATTTACTCCGTATTGGCCAGGACCAGGGATAGGGGGGCACTGTATTCCCGTAGATCCTTTATATTTTCAATGGAGAATAAAAAAGAATGGGGCAATTAGTCAATTAATTGAGGCGGCACATGCAATTAATGAAGAAATGCCAGAGAAAATTGTCCGGAAAGTAAAGGGCATGGTGCAATCACCCGGACTAGTTTTAATTGTAGGAATCGCGTATAAGAAAGATGTAAATGATTTGAGGGAATCACCGGCTTTGCCAATTATTCAATTACTAATAAAAGAAGGATACAAGATAAAATACCATGATTCATATATTTCTTCTGCAGAAATTGGAGATAAGGTGTATCAATCCGTTGCCTTGGATGAACAAACAGTTAAAGAGGCAGGTTGTATTTTAATTTTAACTGATCATTCTAATATCGATTGGAAGCTTTTTAAAGGAATGAACCGAGTAATAGATACAAGGGGAATTATAAAGAAGGTGAGTGTATGA
- a CDS encoding TIGR01777 family oxidoreductase → MKIAISGGTGFIGKYLSTFFIQKGYMVYILTRKKTTRTSNHNLQYVHWTPDLSTFPLSSIDVVINLAGESINSRWTKKQKETILNSRIQTTKGLIQQLQVMETKPHTFINASAIGYYGTSEIESFTEQQETPGNDFLAETVFLWEQEAAKACSLGIRTIYTRFGVVLGADGGALPKMLLPYQFYIGGTIGSGKQWLSWIHIDDVVRMMDFIIHKKEIDGPLNMTAPTPIRMKEFGKTIAVATRKPHWLPVPSFMLHALLGEMSILVLEGQHVLPIKAIKHGYQYTFPAIDHALQNILSHTM, encoded by the coding sequence ATGAAAATCGCAATTTCTGGTGGCACTGGTTTTATTGGTAAATACCTCTCTACTTTTTTTATTCAAAAAGGATATATGGTCTACATTCTTACTCGAAAGAAAACTACTAGAACCTCAAACCATAACCTTCAATACGTACACTGGACACCAGATTTATCTACCTTTCCACTCTCCTCTATCGATGTAGTCATTAATCTAGCTGGAGAATCTATCAATAGTAGATGGACAAAAAAACAAAAAGAAACAATATTAAACAGTAGAATTCAAACAACAAAAGGACTTATTCAACAACTACAAGTAATGGAAACAAAACCACATACATTTATTAATGCAAGTGCTATTGGATACTACGGAACATCTGAAATAGAGTCTTTTACTGAGCAACAAGAAACTCCCGGAAATGATTTTTTAGCAGAAACAGTATTTTTATGGGAGCAAGAAGCAGCTAAAGCATGTTCTCTCGGAATAAGAACAATTTACACAAGATTTGGCGTTGTATTAGGTGCAGATGGCGGAGCCTTGCCAAAGATGTTACTTCCCTATCAATTCTATATCGGCGGCACCATTGGTTCTGGGAAGCAATGGTTATCATGGATTCATATAGACGATGTCGTTCGTATGATGGATTTCATCATACACAAAAAAGAAATTGATGGCCCTCTTAATATGACAGCACCAACACCTATAAGAATGAAGGAATTTGGAAAAACCATCGCTGTCGCAACGAGAAAACCACATTGGCTGCCTGTCCCTTCATTTATGCTTCACGCCTTATTAGGTGAGATGAGCATACTTGTACTAGAAGGGCAACATGTATTACCTATTAAAGCAATTAAACATGGATACCAATACACATTTCCGGCAATAGACCATGCATTACAAAATATACTTTCGCATACAATGTAG
- a CDS encoding GNAT family N-acetyltransferase, producing MLKKRDLHDSHVLYELMVDPAVFPFVRQKAYSYEEYLFLTKQTIEAEERGELISRTILDEWGNPIGTITLFDVQEKAGFLGTWLGKPYHGKGYNKLAKDSFFSELFYELDIETIFMRIRKINIRSIKAAEKLQYVNLANETRKAVYDEINANEEVYNLYEIPKDQYTLATMRDTTFQDAHQLKEA from the coding sequence ATGTTGAAAAAACGCGACTTACACGACAGCCACGTTCTATACGAGTTAATGGTGGATCCAGCTGTCTTCCCTTTTGTGCGTCAAAAGGCTTATTCTTATGAAGAATATTTATTCTTAACGAAACAAACAATTGAAGCTGAAGAGCGTGGTGAATTAATTTCACGCACAATTTTAGATGAATGGGGTAACCCCATCGGAACAATTACTTTATTTGATGTGCAAGAAAAAGCTGGGTTTCTCGGGACATGGCTCGGCAAACCATATCATGGAAAAGGCTATAATAAATTAGCAAAAGATTCATTTTTTAGTGAACTTTTCTATGAATTAGATATTGAAACAATCTTCATGCGTATTCGTAAAATAAATATTCGTTCTATTAAAGCTGCAGAAAAACTGCAATATGTAAATCTAGCAAACGAAACAAGAAAAGCCGTATATGATGAAATTAACGCAAACGAAGAAGTATATAACTTATATGAAATTCCAAAAGATCAATACACACTTGCTACAATGCGAGATACAACCTTCCAAGATGCTCATCAATTAAAAGAAGCATAA
- the pflB gene encoding formate C-acetyltransferase — MTQVLENVKNAWENFKGEKWKAEIDVRDFILNNVNVFEGDESFLAEATEATKQLWDQVMDLTTKERENGGVLDMDTKIVSSITSHDPGYLNKDIEKVVGFQTDKPFKRSLQPYGGIRMAEQACESYGYEMDKELSRIFRDWRKTHNQGVFDAYTPEMRNARKSGVITGLPDAYGRGRIIGDYRRVALYGIDHLIEAKKADLNLTGGVMSEDTMRLREELSEQMRALQELKQMAASHGFDISKPATNAQEAFQWLYFAYLAAIKEQNGAAMSLGRTSTFLDIYIERDLANGTLTEEEVQEIVDHFIMKLRLVKFARTPDYNELFSGDPTWVTESIGGIALDGRPLVTKNSFRFLHTLDNLGPAPEPNLTVLWSKQLPENFKNYCAKMSIKTSAIQYENDDIMRADYGDDYGIACCVSAMRIGKQMQFFGARANLAKALLYAINGGKDEKSKAQVGPEYAPITSEVLNYEEVMHKFDMTMEWLAGLYLNTLNVIHYMHDKYSYERIEMALHDTNVLRTMATGIAGLSVVADSLSAIKYAQVKPIRDENGIAVDFEIEGDFPKYGNNDDRVDEIAVNLVKTFMNKLRKHKTYRNSVHTMSILTITSNVVYGKKTGNTPDGRRTGEPFAPGANPMHGRDTKGALASLLSVAKLPYEDAQDGISNTFSIIPKALGKEDDVQVRNLVSMLDGYAVKEGHHLNINVFNRETLMDAMEHPEKYPQLTIRVSGYAVNFIKLTREQQIDVINRTMHESM, encoded by the coding sequence ATGACTCAAGTATTAGAAAATGTTAAAAACGCATGGGAAAACTTTAAAGGTGAAAAATGGAAAGCAGAGATTGATGTTCGCGATTTCATTTTAAATAATGTAAACGTTTTCGAAGGAGACGAATCTTTCTTAGCAGAAGCAACTGAAGCAACGAAACAACTTTGGGATCAAGTAATGGATTTAACAACAAAAGAACGTGAAAACGGTGGCGTTCTTGATATGGATACAAAAATTGTTTCTTCTATTACATCACATGACCCAGGATACTTAAATAAAGATATTGAAAAGGTAGTCGGTTTCCAAACTGATAAACCATTTAAACGTTCTTTACAACCATATGGTGGTATTCGTATGGCGGAGCAAGCTTGTGAATCTTATGGATACGAAATGGACAAAGAACTTAGTCGTATTTTTAGAGATTGGAGAAAAACTCATAACCAAGGTGTATTCGATGCATATACACCAGAAATGAGAAATGCACGTAAATCAGGCGTTATTACTGGTCTTCCAGATGCATACGGTCGTGGACGCATTATCGGTGACTATCGACGCGTAGCATTATATGGTATTGATCATTTAATTGAAGCGAAAAAAGCTGATTTAAATTTAACTGGCGGTGTAATGAGCGAAGATACAATGCGTTTACGCGAAGAATTATCTGAGCAAATGCGTGCACTTCAAGAACTAAAACAAATGGCTGCTTCTCATGGTTTCGATATTTCTAAACCAGCAACAAATGCACAAGAAGCGTTCCAATGGTTATACTTCGCATATCTTGCGGCGATTAAAGAGCAAAACGGAGCTGCAATGAGTCTTGGACGTACTTCTACATTCTTAGATATTTACATTGAAAGAGATTTAGCAAATGGTACTTTAACAGAAGAAGAAGTACAAGAAATTGTAGATCACTTCATTATGAAATTACGTCTTGTGAAATTCGCAAGAACACCTGATTATAATGAATTATTCTCTGGTGACCCAACTTGGGTAACTGAATCTATCGGTGGTATTGCATTAGATGGTCGTCCATTAGTAACAAAGAACTCATTCCGTTTCTTGCATACATTAGATAATTTAGGACCAGCTCCAGAACCGAATTTAACAGTTCTTTGGTCTAAACAATTACCAGAGAACTTTAAAAACTACTGTGCGAAAATGTCCATCAAAACATCAGCAATTCAATATGAAAATGATGACATTATGCGTGCTGATTACGGCGATGATTACGGAATTGCTTGTTGTGTATCTGCAATGAGAATCGGTAAGCAAATGCAGTTCTTCGGAGCTCGTGCAAACTTAGCGAAAGCATTATTATATGCGATTAACGGTGGTAAAGATGAAAAATCAAAAGCACAAGTTGGTCCTGAGTACGCACCAATTACTTCTGAAGTATTAAATTACGAAGAAGTTATGCATAAGTTTGATATGACAATGGAATGGTTAGCGGGTCTATATTTAAACACACTAAATGTTATCCATTACATGCATGATAAATATAGCTATGAACGTATTGAAATGGCACTTCATGATACGAATGTTCTTCGTACAATGGCAACAGGTATCGCGGGTCTATCTGTAGTAGCAGACTCATTAAGTGCAATTAAATACGCACAAGTAAAACCAATCCGTGATGAAAACGGTATTGCAGTGGACTTCGAAATTGAAGGAGACTTCCCTAAATACGGTAACAATGATGATCGTGTAGATGAAATCGCTGTAAATCTCGTGAAAACATTTATGAATAAACTTCGTAAACATAAAACATATCGTAATTCCGTTCATACAATGTCAATTTTAACTATTACATCTAACGTTGTATACGGTAAGAAAACTGGTAACACTCCAGATGGACGCCGTACTGGAGAACCATTTGCACCAGGTGCAAATCCAATGCACGGACGTGATACAAAAGGTGCATTAGCTTCATTATTATCTGTAGCTAAATTACCATATGAAGATGCACAAGATGGTATTTCTAATACATTCTCTATTATTCCAAAAGCACTTGGTAAAGAAGATGATGTACAAGTACGTAACTTAGTATCTATGCTTGATGGCTATGCAGTAAAAGAAGGCCATCACTTAAATATTAACGTATTTAATCGTGAAACATTAATGGATGCAATGGAACATCCTGAGAAATATCCACAATTAACAATTCGCGTATCTGGTTACGCTGTAAACTTTATTAAATTAACTCGTGAACAACAAATTGATGTAATTAACCGTACAATGCATGAAAGCATGTAA
- a CDS encoding NAD-dependent epimerase/dehydratase family protein: MSKKCLITGGAGFIGSHLAEELVRRGYEVTIVDNFYKGKNKYHNELMREMRVIPISVLDKNSIYELVNQHDVVFHLAAILGVKTTMEKSIELIETNFDGTRNILQAALKGKKKVVFASTSEVYGKGKPPFSEEGDRLYGATSKIRWSYAVCKTLEETLCLGYALEGLPVTIVRYFNIYGPRAKDGPYAGVIPRFISAALQGEDILVYGDGKQTRCFTYVSDAVEATIRAMDEKVNGEIINIGSENEKSIKEVAETIKKLTKSSSKIIQVPFEEVYPHGFEEIPNRRPNVTKLRELVQFQATVTWEQGLKETIKWFHEENNG; this comes from the coding sequence ATGAGTAAGAAATGTTTAATTACAGGTGGGGCCGGATTTATTGGATCTCATTTAGCTGAAGAGTTGGTGAGAAGGGGTTATGAAGTCACGATTGTGGATAACTTCTATAAAGGGAAAAATAAGTATCATAATGAGCTAATGAGAGAGATGCGGGTTATTCCAATAAGTGTTTTAGACAAAAATTCTATTTATGAGTTAGTAAATCAACATGATGTAGTGTTTCATTTAGCAGCAATTTTAGGTGTTAAAACGACAATGGAAAAAAGTATAGAGCTCATTGAAACGAATTTTGATGGAACGAGAAACATTTTACAAGCAGCATTAAAAGGAAAGAAGAAAGTAGTTTTTGCATCTACTTCCGAAGTATATGGCAAGGGCAAACCGCCTTTCTCAGAAGAAGGGGACCGATTGTACGGGGCAACTTCTAAAATACGTTGGAGTTATGCAGTGTGTAAAACATTAGAAGAAACATTATGTTTAGGCTACGCATTAGAAGGTTTACCGGTAACAATTGTTCGTTATTTTAATATTTATGGTCCAAGAGCGAAAGATGGTCCGTATGCAGGGGTAATCCCACGATTTATCAGTGCGGCCCTGCAAGGAGAAGATATTCTCGTATATGGAGATGGAAAGCAGACACGTTGCTTTACGTATGTAAGTGATGCGGTAGAGGCAACGATTCGAGCAATGGATGAGAAGGTAAATGGTGAGATTATTAATATAGGTTCCGAGAACGAAAAGAGTATAAAAGAAGTAGCAGAAACAATTAAAAAACTAACGAAATCTTCTTCAAAAATTATACAAGTTCCTTTTGAGGAAGTATATCCACATGGCTTTGAAGAAATTCCAAATAGAAGGCCGAACGTAACGAAGTTAAGAGAGCTTGTTCAATTTCAAGCGACAGTAACGTGGGAACAAGGATTGAAAGAAACTATTAAGTGGTTTCATGAAGAAAACAATGGCTAA
- a CDS encoding YfhE family protein — MDKKKRDKAKNTLSSTQEVLYQREFQKADRAAGYRSKSI; from the coding sequence ATGGATAAAAAGAAACGTGATAAAGCAAAAAATACATTATCTAGTACACAAGAAGTTCTCTATCAACGAGAATTTCAAAAAGCAGATCGTGCAGCAGGATATCGCTCGAAAAGCATTTAA
- a CDS encoding glycosyltransferase family 2 protein, which yields MAKSLSVIIPASNEVDTISDVIQSVKPLNPVEIIVIANGCNDGTEEVANRLGCKVIRHTELLGNDVGRAVGAKYAIGDVLLFIDGDFAIPTSKLQLFLNPILHDQTDIVLNNLDALFLKKQKPHSVTVWRQILNAMLEREELKIDSLLSVPHALTKEVVQSIGYECLVNPIVAHLRIAQSKWRISRHCAIDVITPNKFRPVEHAAYGTSLSQSERRMIGDHIEAVAERIVSSDTRGGYYDGNRKRNSVYHTLNFEDFYQGWGVTSNLYKGKQLSVVIPVQDEEKTIGNVIEELRKIEPFEIIVVVNGSSDKTATIAKDKGATTIVYKEALGNDVGRSLGTYFAKGEIVLFIDGDFVIPARELYPFAKAIADGKDVALNDLNHYLDLRVPLHLVTAFKYALNLACDRKDLGVGSLIAVPNAFSHKCLKAIGYKSLLSPCVAQVKALLSGFEIACVYRVEVDKMNRIRPSEHFAKIGHPPAVLRIIGDHIEGLEQIIALTDNRGGFYDGNRKRDVL from the coding sequence ATGGCTAAGTCGCTATCAGTTATTATTCCTGCAAGTAATGAAGTGGATACAATTTCAGACGTTATTCAATCGGTAAAACCGTTAAATCCAGTAGAGATTATTGTAATAGCAAATGGTTGTAATGATGGTACAGAAGAGGTTGCTAATCGGTTAGGATGTAAAGTAATCAGGCATACAGAACTATTAGGAAACGATGTTGGACGTGCAGTTGGCGCAAAATATGCGATAGGTGATGTATTACTATTTATAGATGGGGACTTTGCTATTCCAACTTCAAAATTACAATTGTTTCTTAATCCGATTTTACATGATCAGACTGACATCGTTTTAAATAATTTGGACGCATTGTTTTTAAAGAAACAAAAACCCCATTCTGTTACAGTGTGGCGTCAAATATTAAATGCAATGTTAGAGCGTGAAGAATTAAAAATAGATTCTTTATTATCTGTACCTCATGCGTTGACGAAAGAAGTCGTCCAGAGTATTGGATACGAATGTTTAGTTAATCCTATTGTAGCTCATTTACGTATAGCACAAAGTAAATGGAGAATTAGCCGTCATTGTGCTATTGATGTTATTACACCGAATAAATTTCGACCGGTTGAACATGCTGCATATGGCACGAGCCTTTCTCAATCTGAAAGAAGAATGATAGGTGATCATATAGAAGCTGTTGCGGAACGGATAGTAAGCAGTGATACACGCGGGGGATATTATGATGGAAATAGGAAAAGGAATAGCGTCTATCATACTTTAAATTTCGAAGATTTTTATCAAGGATGGGGCGTTACATCCAATTTGTATAAAGGAAAGCAACTATCGGTTGTTATTCCTGTACAAGATGAAGAGAAAACAATTGGAAACGTTATAGAAGAGCTTCGTAAAATTGAACCTTTTGAAATCATCGTCGTCGTAAATGGTTCGTCAGATAAAACAGCAACGATTGCAAAAGACAAGGGCGCAACGACAATTGTATATAAAGAAGCCCTTGGAAACGATGTAGGGCGTTCACTTGGAACTTATTTTGCAAAAGGAGAAATTGTGTTATTTATAGATGGTGATTTTGTTATTCCAGCTAGGGAGCTATATCCTTTTGCAAAAGCTATTGCAGATGGAAAGGACGTCGCATTAAATGATTTAAATCATTATTTAGATCTAAGAGTACCACTTCATCTTGTAACTGCGTTTAAGTATGCACTAAATTTAGCTTGTGATAGAAAGGATTTAGGGGTAGGATCACTTATTGCGGTACCTAATGCATTTAGCCACAAGTGTTTGAAAGCAATTGGGTATAAATCTTTATTGTCACCTTGTGTAGCACAAGTGAAGGCTCTTCTTTCTGGATTTGAAATTGCGTGTGTATATCGTGTTGAGGTTGATAAGATGAACCGTATTCGTCCCAGTGAACATTTTGCAAAAATAGGTCATCCTCCAGCTGTACTTCGAATTATAGGTGATCATATAGAGGGACTAGAGCAAATAATTGCATTAACAGACAATCGTGGCGGATTCTATGATGGCAATAGAAAAAGAGATGTTTTATAG